A window of Deinococcus betulae contains these coding sequences:
- a CDS encoding restriction endonuclease subunit S, whose product MQLLEQHFDAAFAAPDGIKKLRELILTLAMQGKLVEQDPSDQPASELLEEIEHEKRRLVAAGKIRTPKSLPAIEEDEVPYEVPAGWAWVRLGSIGVINPRNDALDAIDAGFVPMPMIYAEMGVDHAFEVRKWKDIKTGFTHFSDGDVGLAKITPCFENAKSCIFKGLPNGIGAGTTELHVFRNSFGSVDLKYLLYHLKNPRYISDAIPFMTGTAGQRRVATEYFTKTPFPLPSLAEQRRIVARIDELMARCDELEALRAAREQKRVDVHTAALNALLSAQEPAAFAEAWQFVAQHFSELHSVPRNVAELRKAVLQLAVMGKLVEQDPSDPPASELLKEIEEEKSRLIIAGRIRAANPLPPMTPEEMPYPVPEGWEWVRLNAITSKITDGDHQTPKRITQGKRLFSAKNVRDGFLDFDNFDQISEKDYEKSRERCLPEEGDLLIVSVGGTIGRSSLVPTDSDFALVRSVALIKPLVMLSQYLKISMDSDLLQTTIREKKRGGAQPCLYLSEITSFPMPLPPLPEQRRIVAKIDQLIALCDGLEAGLAAQASKQSALLASVMAAVTPASTMPTRRAAPARALARETVRRDPGRPRQELAEAASEDGEVMGVRRRPGRPRKEPAELVGAEDAAVVARRGPGRPRKNLDEPACSIPKAASETDAIRRLEALKIERAKGTRQVGLFESEGEAS is encoded by the coding sequence ATGCAGTTGCTTGAACAGCACTTCGACGCTGCCTTCGCCGCACCGGACGGCATCAAGAAGCTGCGGGAGCTGATCCTGACCCTGGCTATGCAGGGCAAGCTGGTCGAGCAGGATCCGAGCGATCAGCCCGCCAGCGAGCTACTGGAAGAGATTGAGCACGAGAAACGCCGTCTCGTCGCTGCCGGTAAGATCAGAACCCCGAAGTCGCTGCCAGCGATTGAAGAGGATGAAGTGCCATACGAAGTGCCGGCGGGGTGGGCATGGGTACGGCTGGGCAGCATTGGAGTCATCAATCCGAGAAATGACGCTTTAGACGCTATTGATGCTGGATTCGTGCCTATGCCGATGATCTATGCCGAAATGGGAGTGGATCACGCCTTTGAGGTTCGGAAGTGGAAGGATATAAAAACAGGATTTACACATTTTAGTGACGGGGATGTTGGATTAGCGAAAATAACGCCATGTTTTGAGAATGCGAAATCATGTATATTCAAAGGGCTTCCAAATGGTATTGGGGCCGGCACGACAGAGCTCCATGTATTCCGAAATTCATTTGGAAGTGTGGATTTAAAGTATCTCTTGTACCATCTAAAAAATCCACGATATATATCTGACGCAATTCCATTTATGACGGGAACCGCCGGTCAGAGACGAGTTGCTACGGAGTACTTTACAAAGACGCCTTTTCCCCTTCCCTCCCTCGCCGAGCAGCGCCGCATCGTTGCCAGAATCGATGAATTGATGGCCCGCTGCGACGAGTTAGAAGCCCTACGCGCCGCGCGCGAGCAGAAGCGCGTGGATGTGCACACCGCCGCCCTAAACGCCCTGCTCAGCGCTCAAGAGCCCGCTGCCTTTGCGGAAGCGTGGCAGTTCGTGGCGCAACACTTCAGTGAGTTGCACAGCGTGCCTAGGAATGTGGCTGAGTTGCGGAAGGCCGTGCTGCAACTGGCCGTCATGGGCAAGCTGGTCGAGCAAGACCCGAGCGATCCGCCCGCCAGCGAACTCCTTAAGGAGATTGAGGAGGAAAAAAGCCGCTTGATCATTGCAGGGAGGATTCGTGCAGCTAACCCATTGCCACCTATGACGCCGGAAGAGATGCCATATCCGGTCCCAGAAGGGTGGGAGTGGGTACGATTGAATGCAATCACTTCAAAGATTACAGATGGGGATCATCAGACGCCCAAAAGGATAACCCAAGGAAAAAGATTATTCTCAGCGAAGAACGTCAGGGACGGCTTTCTAGATTTTGATAATTTTGATCAGATCTCCGAAAAAGATTACGAGAAGTCTAGAGAGCGCTGTCTTCCCGAAGAGGGTGATCTACTAATAGTTTCAGTAGGGGGCACTATTGGCAGATCGTCCCTAGTTCCCACTGACTCGGACTTTGCCCTTGTAAGAAGTGTTGCCCTTATTAAGCCTTTAGTGATGTTGTCTCAATATCTGAAAATATCAATGGATTCGGATTTGCTACAAACCACCATTCGAGAGAAGAAAAGAGGTGGTGCTCAGCCTTGTTTATACCTTTCCGAAATTACAAGCTTTCCGATGCCCCTCCCCCCTCTCCCCGAACAGCGACGCATCGTCGCCAAGATCGATCAACTCATAGCCTTGTGCGACGGACTGGAAGCCGGGCTCGCCGCACAGGCGAGCAAACAGTCCGCGCTGCTGGCGTCCGTTATGGCCGCCGTGACCCCAGCTAGCACAATGCCCACCCGCCGGGCTGCGCCTGCCAGAGCGTTGGCACGAGAAACTGTACGCCGAGATCCAGGCCGTCCACGCCAAGAACTTGCAGAAGCGGCCAGTGAAGATGGGGAAGTGATGGGGGTGCGGCGTAGGCCAGGACGACCTCGTAAGGAGCCCGCTGAATTGGTCGGTGCAGAGGATGCAGCCGTGGTAGCACGCCGTGGCCCTGGCCGCCCCCGCAAGAATCTGGATGAACCGGCCTGCTCCATCCCCAAAGCCGCCAGCGAAACTGACGCCATCCGCCGCCTGGAAGCACTAAAGATCGAGCGGGCCAAAGGAACGCGGCAGGTAGGACTGTTCGAATCTGAGGGCGAAGCCTCATGA
- the hsdR gene encoding EcoAI/FtnUII family type I restriction enzme subunit R, which yields MNKRDLSEQDIRDMYITPAVLNAGWDKFTQIRAEYRLTEGRVMVSGRLKARGSSKRADYVLFYKPGVPLAVIEAKDNTYPVGGGLQQGAEYAQMLEVPFVFSSNGDGFLFRNSLPNAEAYEKEISLDAFPSPQQLWDWWNEAKGLTAAQEQLVTQEYYSDGSEKMPRYYQVLAINKTVEAIARGQNRILLVMATGTGKTYTAFQIIWRLWRARAKKRILFLADRNILVDQTMTNDFKPFGAAMTKIRNRTTDPSYEIYLSLYQAVTGTEEERNIYKQFSPDFFDLIVVDECHRGSAADDSNWRDILDYFKGATQIGLTATPKETKDVSTTHYFGDPVYTYSLKQGIDDGFLAPYQVVRFDLDKDLSGWRPPEGMRDKHGRLVEDREYNLRDFDKTLVLEQRTQLVAKKVTEFLRATDPYAKTIVFCEDTDHADRMRSALANENADLMREDPRYVVEITSERGKDYLDDFIFPSSRYPVIATTSKLLTTGVDAQTCKVIVLDQRIQSMTEFKQIIGRGTRINKDYDKHYFTVLDFKRATELFSDPKFDGDPEVIYEPGPTDPPVPPEPGPGPTPPPTPEPQQKFVVHNVPVTVTAKREIQYDRDGKAITESLEVYTRNTLHREFESLDDFLRRWNTAQRKQVIIDQLTDEGVFFEVLAAEYGQQLDPFDLICQLAWGQPPLTRRERAAKVRRRDAFTTYGDLARRVLNALLDKYADQGVGPIEDLKVLQLEPFRQLGTPMELVKAFGNKAAYEAAVRNLETQLYTDSA from the coding sequence ATGAACAAACGAGACCTGTCCGAACAGGACATCCGCGACATGTACATCACGCCCGCCGTGCTCAATGCAGGCTGGGACAAGTTCACGCAGATTCGCGCCGAGTACCGGCTGACCGAGGGCCGCGTGATGGTGAGTGGCCGCCTCAAAGCCCGCGGCTCCTCCAAGCGTGCGGACTATGTGCTGTTCTACAAGCCGGGCGTGCCACTAGCCGTCATTGAGGCCAAGGACAACACCTATCCAGTTGGTGGCGGCTTACAACAGGGCGCGGAATACGCCCAGATGCTCGAAGTGCCCTTCGTGTTCAGCTCGAATGGCGACGGGTTCCTCTTCCGAAATAGTTTGCCGAACGCCGAAGCCTACGAGAAGGAAATTTCCCTGGATGCCTTCCCCAGTCCCCAACAGTTATGGGATTGGTGGAATGAGGCGAAGGGACTGACCGCCGCGCAGGAGCAGCTGGTCACGCAGGAGTACTACAGTGACGGCTCCGAGAAAATGCCGCGCTACTACCAGGTGCTGGCCATCAACAAGACCGTCGAGGCGATCGCGCGCGGTCAGAACCGCATCCTGCTCGTCATGGCCACGGGCACCGGGAAGACCTACACCGCTTTTCAGATCATTTGGCGGCTGTGGCGTGCCAGGGCCAAGAAACGGATCCTGTTCCTGGCGGACCGCAACATCCTCGTCGACCAGACGATGACCAACGACTTCAAGCCCTTCGGGGCCGCCATGACCAAGATTCGGAACCGCACGACCGACCCCTCATATGAGATCTACCTGTCCCTCTACCAGGCGGTGACCGGCACTGAGGAAGAACGCAACATCTACAAGCAGTTCAGTCCAGACTTCTTCGACCTGATTGTCGTGGACGAGTGTCACCGCGGCAGCGCGGCAGACGACTCCAACTGGCGAGACATTCTCGATTACTTCAAAGGCGCTACGCAGATCGGCCTGACTGCCACGCCCAAGGAAACCAAGGACGTGTCCACCACGCATTACTTCGGCGATCCGGTGTACACGTACTCGCTCAAGCAGGGGATCGACGACGGCTTCCTGGCCCCCTACCAGGTCGTGCGGTTCGACCTCGACAAGGATCTCAGCGGCTGGCGGCCACCGGAGGGCATGCGCGACAAGCATGGCCGTCTTGTCGAAGACCGTGAGTACAACCTGCGTGACTTCGACAAGACGCTTGTGCTGGAACAGCGCACCCAACTGGTCGCGAAGAAGGTCACGGAGTTCCTGCGCGCGACCGATCCTTACGCCAAGACCATCGTCTTCTGCGAGGACACCGATCACGCCGACCGGATGCGCAGCGCCTTGGCGAACGAGAACGCGGACCTCATGCGGGAGGATCCCCGTTACGTCGTGGAAATCACCAGCGAGCGCGGCAAAGATTACCTGGATGATTTCATCTTTCCGTCCAGCCGTTACCCGGTGATCGCCACCACCTCGAAACTCCTCACGACCGGCGTGGACGCGCAGACCTGTAAGGTGATCGTTCTCGATCAGCGCATTCAGTCCATGACGGAGTTCAAGCAGATCATCGGGCGGGGCACCCGCATCAACAAGGACTACGACAAGCACTACTTCACGGTGCTGGACTTCAAACGCGCCACGGAACTCTTCTCTGACCCGAAGTTCGACGGCGACCCCGAGGTCATCTATGAACCCGGCCCCACCGACCCCCCGGTGCCACCGGAGCCGGGGCCAGGGCCTACGCCCCCGCCAACACCAGAGCCCCAGCAGAAATTCGTGGTCCACAATGTGCCCGTCACCGTGACGGCAAAACGCGAAATCCAGTACGACCGGGATGGCAAGGCCATCACAGAGAGCTTAGAGGTCTATACCCGCAACACCCTGCACCGCGAGTTCGAGTCGCTGGACGACTTCCTGCGGCGCTGGAACACCGCGCAGCGCAAGCAAGTCATCATTGATCAGCTGACCGACGAGGGGGTGTTCTTCGAGGTGCTTGCCGCTGAGTATGGTCAGCAGCTTGATCCCTTTGACCTGATCTGCCAGCTGGCCTGGGGACAGCCACCCCTCACGCGCCGGGAGCGCGCCGCGAAGGTGCGTCGGCGGGACGCCTTTACCACCTATGGGGACTTGGCCCGGCGCGTGCTGAACGCTCTCCTCGACAAGTACGCCGATCAGGGCGTCGGCCCCATTGAAGACCTCAAGGTGCTGCAGCTCGAGCCATTCCGGCAGCTGGGAACTCCCATGGAACTCGTGAAAGCCTTCGGCAACAAAGCCGCGTATGAGGCCGCCGTGCGCAACCTGGAAACGCAGCTCTATACCGACAGCGCGTAA
- a CDS encoding GmrSD restriction endonuclease domain-containing protein, with amino-acid sequence MDITPDKRKLVALVEQAHHGDLCLPEFQRDFVWPRDQVADLVRSVLRGYYVGSVLLLHTNPDHPPFQPSFLRGAKPKGTSPRPKQLVLDGQQRLTSLMYALTAPNYSLKETSKPRRFFIDLQKALSDIDDDSIVVDVATEDLGDLATPEGQFERLLLPCTALLESGTFSKWKDKLDDHLSATDKARQQQYRDEWRDPWTELVARFQTFQVAVVELPQVEENDSDALGRICAIFEKLNSNGVELSVYDLLTARLYRSGIKLHDLWRKSCETHNRLNDWSGGKAETLKLGVIILRVLALLRDVTPTPKELIKLSPKDFEKDWNRAAQGVERALEHLESIGPDGFGVFDRQWLPGTGLIAVLAAGRQRIEEKKRGGFERESLRRWYWCSVFLERYSSAVETKARRDFMDLLAYWAGGSEPGVFAEAQARMGTPAYSIRGSASSGSSVYSGVFCLLALNGARDWRRNEALTLQKLEDHHVFPRAYLKRAGITRRMLVNTVLNRTLISDETNRLIRDKSPREYTAWEQVFPSGASDQLLAPHFLGGAAREHLISADETLTPEELGQKYEHFLIARETLILAEIRARCGVEQSTYRE; translated from the coding sequence ATGGACATCACCCCAGATAAGCGGAAGCTTGTGGCTTTGGTCGAGCAGGCCCATCACGGTGATCTGTGCCTACCTGAATTCCAACGGGATTTCGTGTGGCCGCGCGATCAGGTAGCCGACTTGGTACGGTCGGTACTGCGCGGGTACTACGTGGGCTCGGTGCTCCTGCTTCACACCAACCCGGATCATCCGCCCTTCCAGCCCAGTTTCTTGCGTGGCGCGAAACCCAAGGGAACGTCCCCCCGGCCCAAGCAGCTGGTTCTCGATGGCCAGCAGCGCCTGACCTCGCTGATGTATGCCCTCACGGCCCCGAACTACAGCCTCAAGGAGACCAGTAAGCCCCGGCGCTTCTTCATCGATCTTCAGAAGGCCCTCAGCGACATTGACGACGACAGCATTGTGGTCGACGTTGCCACTGAGGATTTGGGCGATCTGGCTACGCCGGAGGGGCAGTTTGAGCGGCTGCTGCTGCCGTGCACGGCGCTGCTCGAGAGCGGCACCTTCTCGAAATGGAAGGACAAGCTCGATGATCATCTCAGCGCGACTGACAAGGCCAGGCAGCAGCAGTACCGGGACGAGTGGCGCGACCCCTGGACGGAACTCGTCGCGCGCTTTCAGACGTTTCAGGTGGCTGTGGTGGAACTCCCGCAGGTCGAAGAAAATGATTCCGATGCCCTGGGACGCATCTGCGCAATCTTCGAGAAACTGAACTCGAACGGCGTCGAGCTGAGCGTGTACGACCTGCTGACTGCCCGGCTGTACCGCTCAGGCATCAAACTCCACGACCTGTGGCGTAAGTCGTGCGAGACTCACAACCGCCTGAATGACTGGTCTGGTGGCAAAGCCGAGACCTTGAAGCTCGGGGTGATCATTCTGCGTGTGCTGGCGCTCCTGCGCGACGTCACGCCTACGCCCAAGGAGCTGATCAAACTCTCTCCCAAGGACTTTGAGAAGGACTGGAACCGCGCTGCGCAGGGTGTCGAGCGGGCCTTGGAGCACCTTGAATCGATCGGCCCAGACGGCTTTGGCGTTTTTGACCGGCAGTGGCTGCCCGGCACCGGCCTGATTGCCGTTCTGGCCGCTGGGCGCCAGCGCATCGAAGAGAAGAAGCGCGGCGGGTTCGAACGCGAGAGCCTACGCCGATGGTACTGGTGCAGCGTGTTCTTGGAGCGGTACTCGAGCGCCGTCGAAACTAAGGCACGCAGGGATTTCATGGATCTTCTGGCGTACTGGGCCGGCGGGAGCGAGCCCGGGGTGTTCGCCGAGGCGCAGGCGCGTATGGGAACACCGGCCTATTCCATCCGGGGCTCCGCATCATCTGGCAGCTCAGTGTATTCCGGCGTGTTTTGCCTGCTTGCCCTGAATGGCGCGCGCGACTGGCGGCGTAATGAGGCACTAACCCTACAGAAACTCGAGGACCATCACGTCTTCCCGCGTGCCTACCTCAAACGGGCAGGAATTACCCGCCGCATGCTGGTGAATACAGTGCTGAACCGCACCTTGATCAGTGATGAGACCAACCGGCTTATCCGCGACAAATCCCCGCGCGAGTACACCGCCTGGGAGCAGGTGTTCCCCAGTGGAGCATCCGATCAGCTACTAGCCCCTCACTTTTTGGGTGGTGCAGCAAGAGAACACTTGATCTCTGCAGATGAGACGCTGACACCGGAAGAGCTTGGGCAAAAATACGAGCATTTCCTTATAGCGCGAGAGACGTTGATTCTCGCTGAGATCCGAGCGCGGTGTGGAGTCGAACAGTCAACTTACCGCGAATAG
- a CDS encoding HsdM family class I SAM-dependent methyltransferase → MTSGRIIADAFDQLRLYTSQREASEHIALLLLISTIGKLQNDYMSLGLKFERLDEFLDLYSTNTIDREQILIKTIEDLQYRNPHIFIGLTSIVNNSIPARVSRDTWKMLQALPLPTLEHGLISTGPLIEDLLRRGAVSDREGKTLVTPEPILRLMVGLTYPQEGQSIHDPTCGAGSCLIAAARYVASNGGDPTNLRLSGQDINPRALALCGLNLAAHGLINVDLRQGDTLAEPKFVDAQELEQFDLILTTPPLGLKQPTPPFRSFGRWHPSMLSKSRADVAFLLHAAAATKQGGKVALLAPLSLLFRTGVEADARESLLRAERVEAVISLPPGALPYSNVSTALVVLRAQEMQKPVWMFNAQSVLLNWREEDRAAVIDNVNSILEDCKNAVIGHLSRPVSFDELDSNNFNLDPNVFVKGNKLQVDPESIFAELKMLEESFVKADEFWKSSFEKMIHFID, encoded by the coding sequence ATGACATCTGGTAGAATTATTGCCGATGCTTTTGATCAGCTAAGACTATACACATCTCAACGCGAGGCAAGCGAACATATCGCACTGCTTTTGCTCATTAGTACGATTGGAAAATTGCAAAACGATTATATGAGCCTTGGCTTGAAGTTTGAAAGGCTTGATGAATTTTTGGATTTATATTCCACAAATACGATAGATAGAGAGCAAATTCTGATAAAGACAATTGAAGATTTGCAATACCGCAATCCTCATATATTTATCGGCCTGACCTCAATAGTTAACAACTCGATACCAGCTCGGGTCTCTCGCGATACCTGGAAGATGCTTCAGGCATTGCCCTTGCCCACTCTTGAACACGGGTTGATCTCGACTGGGCCTTTGATTGAGGATCTCTTGCGCCGAGGAGCAGTTTCCGACCGTGAAGGAAAAACCCTGGTCACGCCTGAACCCATTCTGAGGCTTATGGTCGGCCTGACCTACCCCCAGGAAGGACAGTCCATTCACGATCCGACCTGTGGTGCGGGGAGTTGCCTGATCGCTGCCGCGCGTTACGTGGCCAGTAATGGTGGAGACCCAACAAACCTTCGTTTAAGTGGCCAGGATATTAACCCGCGCGCGCTGGCGTTGTGCGGCCTCAATTTAGCTGCACATGGCCTGATTAACGTTGATTTGCGGCAAGGGGATACGCTTGCCGAGCCCAAATTCGTAGATGCCCAAGAGCTAGAGCAATTCGACCTCATCCTCACTACTCCGCCGTTAGGGCTTAAACAACCCACACCGCCCTTCCGCAGTTTTGGTCGCTGGCATCCTTCCATGCTTTCGAAATCAAGAGCGGACGTCGCCTTCTTGCTGCATGCAGCAGCTGCAACGAAGCAGGGAGGCAAAGTGGCGCTCCTGGCCCCTTTGAGTTTGCTCTTTCGTACTGGAGTTGAAGCCGATGCTCGAGAGTCATTACTGCGCGCAGAGCGGGTCGAAGCAGTCATCTCTCTCCCGCCTGGCGCGCTTCCATACTCCAATGTGTCAACCGCGTTGGTCGTGCTGCGTGCACAGGAGATGCAGAAACCTGTATGGATGTTCAATGCTCAATCCGTTCTGCTGAATTGGCGAGAAGAAGACCGAGCGGCTGTAATCGACAACGTCAATTCTATACTTGAGGACTGTAAAAACGCAGTGATTGGTCATCTGTCGAGACCTGTGAGCTTCGATGAATTAGATTCAAATAATTTCAACCTTGATCCAAATGTATTTGTGAAGGGAAACAAATTGCAAGTCGATCCTGAAAGTATTTTTGCGGAATTGAAGATGTTAGAAGAAAGCTTTGTTAAAGCAGACGAATTCTGGAAATCCAGCTTCGAAAAAATGATTCATTTTATCGATTGA
- a CDS encoding SDR family NAD(P)-dependent oxidoreductase: MTTDPTPAEWDTAQRVLRAVLHDPTLADDRTEFRSLVAGVNRAGRKHARQQAVQQTDVPPQQRSLPRCYICKERYALAHSSNPALCPACGTLNAQKRSARADLTGRTAVLTGGRIKIGYAASLKLLRDGARVIVTTRFPQDAAQRYAQEPDVQEWRDRLALYGLDLRDLRSVQAFIEHLQDTEPHLDVLINNAAQTISRPREFYAHLLDGERQALPLQSASLRILQPSALLTDDARSSEALQQYFPEGELDADGQQLDLRPANSWSARLQDVSLRELLEVQLVNSSAPFLLCTGLLPLLRRSPFARRFIVNVSAMEGQFTRRNKTERHPHTNMAKAALNMLTRTSGPDLAKEGIYMTSVDTGWITNENPHPKAARMGDLGFRLPLDLIDGASRIYDPVVVGLTQEQTPPFGVFLKDYRPYPW, from the coding sequence ATGACGACAGACCCAACCCCGGCCGAGTGGGACACCGCACAGCGCGTGCTGCGGGCGGTGCTTCACGACCCCACCCTGGCCGATGACCGGACCGAGTTCCGGTCTCTGGTGGCAGGGGTCAACCGAGCAGGGAGAAAGCATGCCCGCCAACAGGCGGTGCAGCAAACAGACGTGCCTCCCCAACAGCGATCTCTCCCCCGCTGCTACATCTGCAAAGAACGCTACGCCCTTGCCCACTCGTCAAATCCGGCCCTGTGTCCGGCCTGCGGCACCCTCAACGCGCAGAAACGCTCCGCCCGCGCCGACCTGACGGGCCGGACAGCGGTCCTGACCGGAGGACGCATCAAGATCGGGTACGCTGCGTCCCTCAAGCTGCTCCGCGACGGGGCCCGCGTCATTGTCACCACCCGCTTTCCGCAGGACGCCGCGCAGCGCTACGCCCAGGAACCGGATGTTCAGGAATGGCGTGACCGCCTTGCTCTGTACGGCCTTGACCTCCGTGACCTGCGGAGTGTGCAGGCCTTCATCGAGCATCTGCAGGATACCGAGCCCCATCTCGACGTCCTGATCAACAACGCTGCGCAGACAATCTCCAGGCCGCGCGAGTTCTATGCCCACCTGCTGGACGGCGAACGGCAGGCCCTGCCTCTCCAGAGCGCCAGTCTGCGCATTCTCCAGCCCTCTGCTCTGCTGACCGACGACGCCAGATCATCCGAAGCGCTGCAACAGTACTTCCCGGAAGGAGAACTGGACGCCGACGGGCAGCAACTTGACCTCCGCCCCGCGAACAGCTGGAGTGCCCGCCTCCAGGATGTGAGTCTGCGGGAGCTTCTGGAAGTGCAGCTCGTCAACTCCTCCGCGCCGTTCCTGCTCTGCACCGGCCTGCTACCACTGCTGCGCCGCTCTCCCTTCGCCCGGCGCTTCATCGTGAATGTCAGCGCGATGGAAGGCCAGTTCACGCGCCGCAACAAGACAGAACGCCACCCCCACACCAACATGGCGAAAGCCGCCCTAAATATGCTCACGCGGACGAGTGGACCAGACCTCGCTAAGGAAGGCATCTACATGACGAGTGTGGATACAGGCTGGATCACCAATGAAAATCCTCACCCGAAAGCCGCCCGGATGGGGGATCTGGGATTCCGTCTCCCGCTGGACCTGATCGACGGCGCCTCGCGGATCTACGACCCTGTGGTGGTGGGCCTGACGCAGGAGCAGACTCCGCCCTTCGGTGTGTTTCTCAAGGATTACCGCCCTTACCCCTGGTGA
- a CDS encoding type I restriction-modification system subunit M — protein MSINTLVKSVQDIMRQDTGVDGDAQRISQMVWLIFLKIFDDKEQEWELTIPDYVSPLKEEHRWSNWAADPEGRTGEGLMTFVNNDLFPALKGLRGSPNPRGHIVGLVFEDSFNYMKSGTLLRQVVNVIQNDIDYNNSQDRHLFNDIYEKILGDLQSAGNAGEYYTPRAVTQFMVDIIDPRLGEIVLDPACGTGGFLTGTLDHLRSQKKRPEDDVVVQETVRGIEKKPLPHLLAMTNMLLHGVDVPTNVRHDNTLSRPLRDYTPADAVDIVLANPPFGGTEEPGIENNFPSRYRTRETADLFMALIMQLLKPGTGRAGVVLPDGFLFGEGVKTTIKQELLRDFNLHTIIRLPKGVFSPYTSINTNILFFEKGGSTEDIWFFEHPYPAGYKSYSRTRPLTRAEFDREIAWWDGPSRMGREENEYAWKVSAADIAARNYNLDIKNPHQIEVIHGDPAELMAEYEELTRQVQAAQDALKQELMAALGGGR, from the coding sequence ATGTCCATCAATACCCTCGTCAAATCCGTGCAGGACATCATGCGCCAGGACACCGGCGTCGACGGCGATGCCCAGCGCATCAGCCAGATGGTCTGGCTGATCTTCCTGAAGATCTTTGACGACAAGGAACAGGAGTGGGAACTCACCATTCCCGATTACGTCTCCCCCCTCAAAGAAGAACACCGCTGGTCGAACTGGGCGGCTGATCCAGAAGGCCGGACGGGCGAAGGCTTGATGACGTTCGTCAACAATGACCTGTTCCCTGCCCTAAAGGGCTTGCGCGGAAGTCCCAACCCGCGCGGGCACATCGTCGGCCTGGTCTTCGAAGACTCGTTCAACTACATGAAGTCCGGCACACTGCTGCGGCAGGTCGTGAACGTCATCCAGAACGACATTGATTACAACAACTCACAGGACCGGCACCTGTTCAACGACATCTATGAAAAGATCCTCGGCGACCTGCAGTCCGCTGGCAATGCCGGCGAATACTACACGCCGCGCGCCGTCACGCAGTTCATGGTGGACATCATTGATCCGCGGCTGGGCGAGATTGTGCTTGACCCGGCGTGTGGTACGGGCGGCTTCCTGACCGGCACGCTGGACCACCTGCGCTCCCAGAAAAAACGGCCCGAGGACGACGTGGTCGTCCAGGAGACTGTGCGCGGGATCGAGAAGAAGCCCCTCCCGCACCTGCTCGCCATGACCAACATGCTGCTACACGGCGTCGACGTGCCCACGAACGTCAGGCACGACAACACCCTGTCGCGCCCGCTGCGTGACTACACGCCGGCCGACGCGGTGGACATCGTGCTCGCCAACCCCCCCTTCGGCGGGACGGAAGAACCCGGCATCGAGAACAACTTCCCCAGCCGCTACCGCACCCGCGAGACGGCAGACCTGTTTATGGCGCTGATCATGCAACTTCTGAAGCCTGGCACTGGCCGCGCCGGCGTGGTGCTCCCCGACGGCTTCCTGTTCGGTGAGGGCGTCAAAACTACCATCAAGCAGGAACTCCTGCGCGACTTCAACCTGCACACCATCATCCGCCTGCCCAAAGGCGTGTTCAGCCCCTACACCAGCATCAACACCAACATCCTGTTCTTCGAGAAGGGCGGCTCCACCGAGGACATCTGGTTCTTCGAGCACCCCTACCCGGCGGGCTACAAATCCTACTCCCGCACCCGGCCACTGACCCGCGCGGAATTCGACCGCGAGATCGCCTGGTGGGACGGCCCCAGCCGCATGGGGCGCGAGGAAAACGAATACGCATGGAAGGTCAGCGCTGCCGACATCGCCGCGCGCAACTACAATCTGGACATCAAGAACCCGCACCAGATCGAGGTGATCCACGGTGACCCCGCCGAATTGATGGCGGAATACGAGGAACTGACCCGGCAGGTGCAGGCCGCGCAGGACGCCCTGAAGCAGGAACTGATGGCCGCGCTAGGGGGCGGGCGCTGA